The Henckelia pumila isolate YLH828 unplaced genomic scaffold, ASM3356847v2 CTG_461:::fragment_3, whole genome shotgun sequence genome window below encodes:
- the LOC140871926 gene encoding uncharacterized protein: MAGDTGPNSPLSINWKFVWRLGVPAKVRIFLWRVLFSCLPTMKAPRTCRAEVNGCCPICHNLPEDDFHALVSCPWTISVWSLSSIGSYLESSGTFAEWWNNMTHRRDRNEVELVAAILWCLWQNRYDVVWNGNCIVRNSNDVVLDVVHGILNGRYSPIESEAMEIREALSWVKSKNLSNVIFESDALVVIEALHNTEHDYSCLGLIVEDCRTLARNIQSCNFVFVKRSANQAVHALALEIFYMSGLVRWITPSPTLISNIISFDLV, translated from the exons ATGGCAGGTGACACGGGTCCTAATTCGCCATTAAGTATCAACTGGAAATTTGTGTGGAGATTGGGGGTCCCAGCTAAAGTCCGTATTTTCCTTTGGAGAGTACTTTTCTCATGTCTACCTACAATGAAAGCTCCGCGAACCTGTCGTGCTGAGGTGAATGGATGTTGTCCAATTTGTCATAATCTACCCGAAGATGACTTCCATGCTCTAGTGTCATGCCCATGGACTATAAGTGTTTGGAGTCTATCTTCGATTGGAAGTTACCTTGAATCTTCAGGCACTTTTGCGGAATGGTGGAACAATATGACTCACAGAAGAGATCGGAATGAAGTTGAATTAGTAGCTGCCATTTTGTGGTGTCTATGGCAGAATCGTTATGACGTTGTGTGGAATGGCAA CTGTATTGTTAGGAACTCAAATGATGTAGTTTTGGATGTTGTGCATGGTATTCTCAATGGTAGATATTCTCCAATAGAGTCTGAGGCAATGGAAATTCGAGAGGCTCTAAGTTGGGTTAAGAGTAAGAACTTGTCTAATGTTATTTTTGAATCAGATGCTCTTGTGGTGATTGAGGCTTTACACAATACAGAGCATGATTACTCTTGTTTGGGGCTCATTGTAGAAGATTGTAGAACTCTTGCTAGAAATATACAATCTTGTAACTTTGTTTTTGTTAAACGATCAGCGAACCAAGCCGTTCATGCTCTTGCACTAGAGATTTTTTATATGTCTGGTCTAGTAAGATGGATCACACCTAGTCCTACTTTGATTTCCAATATAATTTCGTTCGATTTggtttaa